In one window of Nerophis ophidion isolate RoL-2023_Sa linkage group LG05, RoL_Noph_v1.0, whole genome shotgun sequence DNA:
- the prss23 gene encoding serine protease 23, with translation MKSLLTPLLLLPLVLSSSLPVTHVPTLLPHRPTPLGRSRFSARARLDLTTHCNASCFHHGRRAADQLDFETLYWDGSRTLTTVDVRGEGKGEDHAGRRRVRRQIYGADGRFNIQGDNFLLDYPFSAAVRISTGCTGVLVSRWHVLTAAHCVHDGKDYVKGARKLRVGFLIPPSVNNTLADPPLRKNPLVRWLRVRRTRVPKGWIQGPQDVSMDFDYALLELRSPHRRPFMRLAVAPSLDELAGRRIHFSGFDSDRPGQLVYRFCPVEQESSDLIYQHCDARPGASGSGVYGRVWDNSLERWERKVIGIFSGHQWLEIEGENKDYNVAVRITPLKFAQICYWVHGNRLDCSQD, from the coding sequence ATGAAGTCCCTCCTGACCCCGCTGCTCCTCCTGCCCTTGGTCCTGTCGTCCTCCCTGCCGGTCACGCACGTCCCCACATTGCTCCCTCACCGGCCGACGCCTCTGGGTCGCTCCCGCTTCAGCGCCCGCGCTCGCCTGGATTTGACCACTCACTGCAACGCCAGCTGCTTCCACCACGGGCGGCGGGCCGCGGACCAGCTGGACTTCGAGACGCTCTACTGGGACGGCTCGCGTACTCTCACCACCGTGGACGTGAGGGGCGAGGGCAAGGGCGAGGACCACGCCGGGCGCAGGCGAGTGAGGCGTCAGATTTACGGCGCCGACGGCCGCTTTAACATCCAAGGAGACAACTTCCTCCTGGATTACCCTTTCTCCGCGGCTGTGCGGATCTCCACCGGCTGCACCGGCGTCCTGGTGTCGCGCTGGCACGTCCTGACCGCCGCCCACTGCGTGCACGACGGCAAGGATTACGTCAAAGGGGCGCGCAAGCTCCGAGTGGGCTTCCTCATCCCGCCGTCCGTCAACAACACCCTAGCGGACCCCCCGTTAAGGAAGAACCCTCTGGTGCGCTGGCTGCGGGTGAGGCGCACCCGCGTGCCCAAAGGTTGGATTCAGGGCCCTCAGGACGTCAGCATGGACTTCGACTACGCCCTGCTGGAGCTGCGCTCGCCCCACCGCCGGCCCTTCATGCGCCTGGCGGTGGCGCCCTCCTTGGACGAGCTGGCGGGCCGACGCATCCACTTCTCGGGCTTTGACAGCGACCGACCGGGCCAGCTGGTCTACAGGTTCTGCCCCGTGGAGCAAGAGTCCAGTGACTTGATCTACCAGCACTGCGACGCCAGGCCCGGGGCCAGCGGCTCGGGGGTGTACGGGCGGGTGTGGGACAACTCTTTGGAGCGCTGGGAGAGAAAGGTCATCGGGATCTTCTCAGGCCACCAGTGGCTGGAGATCGAGG